A genomic region of Thermodesulfovibrio aggregans contains the following coding sequences:
- a CDS encoding rhomboid family intramembrane serine protease, producing MIPIRDCLPRRYTPYMTWLIIALNSFIFIFELLLSKDDLDYLFHIFGVVPARYMLVDSLPFDPFYYLPFLTSMFLHGGWFHLISNMWVMWIFADNVEDKMGSFRFLIFYLLCGFGASWIHCLINPTSVIPTVGASGAISGVLGAYMIMFPHARVITLFPILFFPFFFAIPAIIYILMWFFIQLFSGLGSLLTPEDVGGVAWWAHVGGFIFGVVLHRIFVIKKRLRIYDDQFDYYCAWGRFL from the coding sequence ATGATACCAATTAGAGATTGCCTTCCTAGAAGATATACTCCCTATATGACATGGCTTATTATCGCTTTAAACTCTTTTATCTTTATCTTTGAACTTCTTTTGTCAAAGGATGACTTAGATTATCTATTTCATATTTTTGGTGTAGTTCCTGCAAGATACATGCTTGTAGATTCGCTTCCCTTTGATCCTTTTTATTATCTTCCTTTTTTGACAAGTATGTTTCTTCATGGAGGATGGTTTCATCTAATAAGCAACATGTGGGTAATGTGGATTTTTGCTGACAATGTAGAAGACAAAATGGGTTCTTTTAGATTTTTGATTTTTTATCTTCTTTGCGGATTTGGAGCAAGTTGGATTCACTGCCTCATTAACCCAACATCAGTAATACCAACAGTTGGAGCTTCAGGTGCAATCTCAGGAGTTTTAGGTGCCTATATGATAATGTTTCCCCATGCAAGAGTTATTACTCTGTTTCCTATTTTATTTTTCCCGTTCTTCTTTGCTATTCCAGCAATTATTTACATACTAATGTGGTTTTTCATTCAACTTTTTTCAGGACTGGGTTCATTACTTACTCCCGAAGACGTAGGAGGAGTTGCCTGGTGGGCACATGTAGGAGGATTTATCTTTGGAGTTGTTTTACATAGAATATTTGTTATCAAAAAGAGACTTCGCATTTACGATGACCAATTTGATTACTACTGTGCATGGGGAAGATTTTTGTAA
- the galE gene encoding UDP-glucose 4-epimerase GalE yields the protein MGRKIIITGGAGYIGSHCVKRLGELGYEILTIDNLSSGNRWAVLYGKLEVVDLADNSRIEQIVKDFRPDAVIHFAASIVVPESVQNPVKYYKNNTENTLNLLKILVENNVDKFIFSSTAAVYGIPESVPVGENSPLMPINPYGRSKMMSEMILRDFSSAYGLRYISLRYFNVAGADPEGKIGQAYKESTHLITRALKCAKGDFPHLEIYGTDYPTRDGTCIRDYIHVTDLVDAHIVALEWLFQGGESEVFNCGYGHGYSVKEVIEVAKKVTGIDFKVIETERRPGDPPELVADCSKIKSKLNWTPQYDDLEFIIKTAWDWERKISFPSSQ from the coding sequence ATGGGAAGAAAAATTATTATCACTGGTGGAGCTGGATATATTGGAAGTCATTGTGTTAAAAGGCTTGGTGAGCTGGGATACGAAATTCTGACAATTGACAATCTTTCAAGTGGAAACAGATGGGCTGTGCTTTATGGAAAGCTTGAGGTTGTTGACCTTGCTGATAATTCTCGCATAGAGCAAATTGTTAAGGATTTCAGACCTGATGCAGTAATTCATTTTGCCGCATCAATTGTCGTTCCTGAGAGCGTTCAAAATCCTGTAAAGTACTACAAAAACAATACTGAAAACACACTAAATCTTTTAAAAATTCTTGTTGAAAACAATGTAGATAAATTCATTTTCTCATCCACCGCAGCTGTATATGGTATTCCTGAAAGCGTGCCTGTAGGTGAGAATTCTCCGCTTATGCCAATTAATCCATATGGAAGGTCAAAGATGATGTCAGAGATGATACTCAGGGATTTTTCCTCAGCATATGGTTTAAGATATATCTCTTTACGATACTTTAATGTGGCTGGTGCAGATCCAGAAGGAAAGATTGGACAGGCATATAAAGAATCAACCCATCTTATAACAAGAGCTCTAAAGTGTGCAAAAGGTGATTTCCCTCATCTTGAGATTTATGGCACAGATTATCCCACCCGTGATGGAACATGTATAAGAGACTATATTCATGTAACTGACCTTGTTGATGCTCACATTGTTGCTCTTGAATGGCTTTTTCAGGGTGGTGAAAGTGAAGTCTTTAACTGTGGCTACGGTCATGGATACTCGGTAAAAGAGGTCATAGAAGTGGCAAAGAAGGTTACAGGTATAGATTTTAAAGTTATTGAAACTGAAAGAAGACCTGGAGACCCGCCTGAGCTTGTTGCTGATTGTAGCAAGATAAAGTCAAAATTGAACTGGACGCCCCAATATGACGACCTTGAATTTATAATCAAAACTGCATGGGATTGGGAAAGAAAAATAAGTTTTCCATCAAGCCAATAG
- a CDS encoding aspartate kinase, whose protein sequence is MLIVQKYGGTSVANIERIKAVAERVSKTVKEGNKVVVVVSAMAGETDKLIGLAHQVCPDPPEREMDLLLSSGERVTAALTAMALHGLGHKAIALTGRQMGIITDAVHTKARIEKIIATRAVKALADGYIVVVAGFQGITEDEDVTTLGRGGSDLTAVAIAAALNADLCEIYTDVDGVFTADPNIVPNARKLEKISYEEMLELASLGAKVLQTRSVEFAMKYNVPVVVRSSFNWNPGTLVTKEDKDMEKVVVSGIAHDKNQAKITILKVPDRPGIAAKLFKAVADANIVVDMIVQNISSDGKATDISFTVPKTDAKKALELTQRISNELGAEGVLLNEDIAKISIVGVGMRTHSGVAAQMFEALANHGINIMAISTSEIKISCLIDAKYTELAVRVLHDTFKLGEQ, encoded by the coding sequence ATGCTTATTGTTCAAAAATACGGTGGAACTTCTGTTGCAAACATTGAAAGAATAAAGGCTGTTGCTGAAAGGGTGTCAAAGACTGTTAAAGAAGGTAACAAAGTAGTTGTGGTTGTCTCTGCAATGGCAGGAGAAACGGACAAACTAATCGGGCTTGCCCATCAAGTTTGTCCTGACCCTCCAGAAAGAGAGATGGATTTGCTTCTTTCGTCAGGAGAGAGGGTCACAGCAGCACTGACCGCTATGGCTTTACATGGATTAGGACATAAGGCGATTGCTCTTACAGGAAGACAGATGGGAATAATAACAGATGCAGTTCATACAAAGGCAAGAATTGAAAAAATTATCGCAACAAGGGCAGTTAAAGCTTTAGCAGATGGTTATATTGTTGTAGTCGCAGGATTTCAGGGGATAACAGAAGATGAAGATGTAACAACACTTGGAAGAGGTGGCTCGGACTTAACAGCTGTTGCCATAGCTGCAGCATTGAACGCTGATTTATGTGAAATTTATACAGATGTTGATGGTGTATTTACAGCTGATCCAAACATTGTTCCCAATGCTCGCAAGCTTGAAAAAATTTCCTATGAAGAAATGCTTGAGCTTGCCTCTTTAGGAGCAAAGGTTTTGCAGACTCGTTCAGTAGAGTTTGCAATGAAATACAATGTTCCAGTAGTAGTGCGTTCAAGCTTTAACTGGAATCCAGGAACATTAGTTACAAAGGAGGATAAAGATATGGAAAAAGTCGTAGTTTCAGGCATTGCCCATGACAAAAATCAGGCAAAGATTACAATACTCAAAGTTCCTGACAGACCGGGAATTGCAGCAAAACTCTTCAAAGCTGTTGCAGATGCTAATATTGTTGTTGACATGATTGTCCAGAACATTAGCAGTGATGGAAAGGCAACTGATATTTCATTTACTGTTCCAAAAACAGATGCAAAGAAAGCACTTGAACTTACGCAAAGAATCTCAAACGAACTGGGTGCTGAGGGAGTTCTTTTAAATGAAGACATAGCAAAAATTTCAATTGTCGGTGTCGGAATGAGAACTCACTCAGGTGTTGCTGCTCAGATGTTTGAAGCTCTTGCAAATCATGGAATAAATATAATGGCAATAAGTACATCAGAGATAAAGATTTCATGTCTTATTGATGCTAAATACACCGAGCTTGCAGTAAGAGTGCTTCATGATACATTTAAGTTAGGTGAGCAGTAA
- the argJ gene encoding bifunctional glutamate N-acetyltransferase/amino-acid acetyltransferase ArgJ, with translation MDIVSPDGFLYSVAKAGIKYPDRYDIALIYSKRPAQVAGFFTTNQIKAAPVKICMKRIRSGQAQALILNSGNANACTGKKGIEDALKVTDYIAEKLAINKEYVYPLSTGVIGMPLPVERIMKAVDELVNSLGNAQPLQVAEAIMTTDTFPKLTYRQIETASPVTILGICKGAGMICPNMATMLCTILTDAKISSDLMKEALRDAVAQSFNSITVDGDMSTNDTVLMLANGESEIKIERKTNLWKQFREVLTDLCIELSKMIVKDGEGATKFVSVTVKGAKTTQDARRVARAVANSLLVKTALYGGDPNWGRVIAAVGYSGVPVKEEKIEIYINDICLFRGLPTMREDELKESLKQREIEILINLNLGKGHTTIFTTDLSEDYVRINSAYRT, from the coding sequence ATGGATATTGTCTCTCCAGATGGATTTCTATATTCGGTAGCAAAAGCAGGGATTAAATATCCGGACAGATATGATATTGCATTGATTTACTCTAAAAGACCTGCTCAGGTTGCGGGATTTTTTACAACAAACCAGATTAAGGCAGCACCGGTTAAAATATGCATGAAAAGAATTCGTTCAGGACAGGCTCAGGCATTGATTTTAAACAGTGGAAATGCCAATGCCTGCACAGGGAAAAAAGGCATAGAGGATGCACTAAAAGTAACTGATTATATTGCAGAAAAGCTTGCAATTAATAAAGAGTATGTTTATCCGCTTTCAACTGGAGTCATTGGAATGCCTCTACCTGTAGAACGAATTATGAAAGCAGTTGATGAACTTGTAAACAGTCTGGGAAACGCTCAGCCTTTACAGGTTGCAGAGGCAATAATGACAACCGATACTTTTCCAAAGCTTACATACAGGCAAATTGAAACTGCTTCACCGGTGACAATTCTTGGAATATGTAAGGGTGCGGGAATGATCTGTCCAAATATGGCAACAATGCTCTGTACAATACTTACCGATGCAAAGATAAGCTCTGATTTGATGAAAGAAGCATTAAGAGATGCTGTAGCACAAAGCTTTAACTCAATCACAGTAGATGGAGACATGTCAACAAATGATACAGTGCTGATGCTTGCTAATGGAGAGTCTGAGATAAAAATTGAGAGAAAAACCAATCTTTGGAAGCAGTTTAGAGAAGTTCTTACTGATCTATGCATTGAACTATCAAAAATGATAGTGAAAGACGGAGAAGGTGCAACAAAGTTTGTGAGTGTCACAGTTAAAGGAGCTAAAACAACTCAGGATGCAAGAAGAGTTGCCCGTGCAGTGGCTAATTCTCTTTTGGTTAAGACGGCTCTTTACGGAGGTGATCCAAACTGGGGTAGAGTGATTGCTGCTGTTGGCTATTCAGGAGTCCCTGTAAAAGAGGAAAAAATCGAGATTTACATCAACGATATATGCCTTTTTAGAGGATTACCAACAATGAGAGAGGATGAACTTAAAGAGTCTCTCAAGCAAAGGGAGATTGAAATTCTGATAAATCTAAATCTTGGCAAAGGACATACAACTATTTTTACTACTGACCTATCAGAGGATTATGTACGGATTAACTCTGCGTACAGAACATAA
- the clpS gene encoding ATP-dependent Clp protease adapter ClpS: MEEKIFFDEEQEISLDNPDRYRVYLLNDDYTTMDFVVYVLMTVFDKPRVEATRIMLYVHRHGKGLAGIYPKEIAETKVAQVESLARANGFPLKCSIERDD; encoded by the coding sequence ATGGAAGAAAAAATCTTCTTTGATGAAGAGCAAGAAATTTCACTTGATAATCCTGACCGCTACAGAGTATATCTTCTGAATGATGATTACACTACAATGGATTTTGTTGTATATGTTTTAATGACAGTTTTTGACAAACCAAGAGTAGAAGCTACAAGAATTATGCTTTATGTTCACAGACACGGAAAAGGTCTTGCAGGTATTTATCCGAAGGAGATTGCTGAAACAAAGGTAGCTCAGGTGGAAAGCCTTGCAAGAGCCAATGGTTTTCCGTTAAAATGCAGTATAGAAAGAGATGATTAA
- the clpA gene encoding ATP-dependent Clp protease ATP-binding subunit ClpA gives MINKDLQIIISATVEDAIERGHQYLTVEHLLYAILHDDFGMEIIKNCGGDPEQIKRNLERFLEEQVPKRKTKGQTYPTVSFQRVMERTMNHIKTAEKKEADAGDFLASLFLEEDTYAVSLLKSYGITRIDILNYISHGIPKTGFEETVRKEEKRGDPLKTFTIELVEKARRGEIDPIIGRELELERVIQVLSRRRKNNVILVGEPGVGKTAIVEGLALKVAHGEVPSHLKNVKIFALDMGSLLAGTKYRGDFEARMKALINSLYKIKDCVLFIDEIHTVVGAGSASGSTVDASNLLKPVLIEGKIRCIGATTYEEYRNYFEKDRALSRRFQKIDIAEPTEEETFEILKGLKSHYEEHHGVTYTEEALRSAVHLSAKYITERFLPDKAIDVIDEAGAVVRLYHSDDPVVTEKIIEQTVAKIARIPSQEITSSDVDRLRNLETELKRVIFGQDEAVEAVVRVIKLAKAGLKEPQRPIGCFLFTGPTGVGKTELARQLARILGIGFIRFDMSEYMEKHSVAKLIGAPPGYIGFEQGGLLTEQIRKTPHCVLLLDEIEKAHEEIFNVLLQVMDYGTLTDNTGRKADMRNVILIMTSNIGAREMERPVIGFGDRSSDQIKKGKEAVERLFSPEFRNRLDAVVSFNSLPEEVVLKIVDKFIRELNEQLQSKNIFVELTEEARKWLAQKGFDPKFGARPLQRIIQKEIKAPLVEEILFGKLKNGGKVKVYVYEESLSFEVDDSIFTS, from the coding sequence ATGATTAATAAAGATTTACAGATTATCATATCAGCCACCGTTGAAGATGCCATTGAAAGAGGCCATCAGTATCTTACTGTTGAGCATCTTCTCTATGCTATCCTCCATGATGATTTTGGTATGGAAATAATTAAAAACTGCGGCGGAGATCCTGAACAGATTAAAAGAAATCTTGAAAGATTTCTTGAAGAACAGGTCCCAAAGAGAAAAACCAAAGGCCAGACATATCCAACAGTAAGTTTTCAGAGAGTAATGGAAAGAACTATGAATCACATAAAGACTGCAGAAAAAAAGGAAGCTGATGCTGGAGATTTTCTCGCATCCCTGTTCCTTGAAGAGGATACATATGCGGTAAGTCTTCTTAAATCATATGGAATAACGAGAATTGACATTTTAAACTACATTTCTCACGGAATACCCAAAACAGGTTTTGAAGAAACAGTAAGAAAAGAAGAAAAAAGGGGAGATCCTCTTAAAACCTTTACGATAGAGCTTGTAGAAAAAGCCCGTAGAGGAGAAATTGACCCAATAATTGGTCGTGAGCTAGAACTTGAGAGAGTTATTCAGGTTTTATCAAGAAGAAGAAAAAATAATGTAATTCTTGTAGGTGAACCAGGAGTTGGTAAAACAGCAATTGTTGAAGGACTGGCATTAAAGGTTGCCCATGGCGAAGTTCCCTCTCATCTTAAAAATGTTAAAATTTTTGCTCTTGATATGGGTTCTTTACTTGCCGGAACAAAGTATAGGGGAGACTTTGAAGCAAGAATGAAAGCTTTGATAAACTCTCTTTATAAGATTAAAGACTGTGTACTTTTCATAGATGAAATTCATACAGTTGTAGGTGCTGGCTCTGCAAGTGGAAGCACAGTTGATGCTTCCAATCTTTTAAAACCTGTTTTAATTGAAGGAAAGATTCGCTGCATAGGTGCAACAACCTATGAGGAATACAGAAACTACTTCGAAAAAGACAGAGCTCTTTCAAGAAGATTTCAAAAAATAGATATTGCTGAGCCTACTGAAGAAGAAACATTTGAAATTCTCAAAGGGTTAAAGTCTCACTATGAAGAACATCACGGAGTTACTTACACTGAAGAAGCATTACGTTCAGCAGTTCATCTTTCAGCAAAATACATAACTGAGAGATTTTTACCTGATAAAGCCATTGATGTTATTGATGAAGCAGGTGCCGTTGTAAGACTATATCATAGCGATGACCCTGTGGTTACAGAAAAAATAATTGAACAGACAGTTGCAAAGATAGCGAGAATACCTTCTCAGGAGATAACATCCAGTGATGTTGACAGACTCAGAAATCTCGAAACAGAGCTAAAGAGAGTAATTTTTGGACAGGATGAAGCAGTGGAGGCAGTTGTAAGGGTAATTAAGCTTGCCAAAGCAGGACTTAAAGAGCCGCAAAGACCAATAGGTTGTTTTCTATTTACTGGACCTACAGGAGTTGGAAAAACTGAGCTTGCACGGCAACTTGCCCGAATTCTTGGTATAGGTTTTATAAGATTTGACATGAGCGAATATATGGAAAAACACTCTGTTGCCAAGCTTATTGGAGCACCTCCAGGATACATCGGATTTGAACAGGGAGGACTTTTAACTGAACAGATTAGAAAAACACCGCACTGTGTGCTTTTGCTTGATGAGATAGAGAAAGCTCATGAAGAGATATTTAATGTGTTACTGCAGGTTATGGATTATGGAACTCTTACAGATAATACAGGAAGAAAGGCAGACATGAGAAATGTTATCCTTATCATGACATCAAATATTGGTGCAAGAGAGATGGAAAGACCGGTAATTGGCTTTGGTGACAGAAGTTCTGATCAGATCAAAAAAGGTAAAGAGGCAGTTGAAAGGCTTTTCAGTCCTGAATTTCGTAACAGACTTGATGCAGTTGTCAGTTTCAATTCTTTACCAGAAGAAGTTGTGTTAAAGATTGTAGATAAATTCATTAGAGAACTTAATGAGCAACTTCAGTCAAAGAATATCTTTGTTGAACTTACAGAAGAGGCAAGAAAGTGGCTCGCTCAAAAGGGTTTTGATCCAAAGTTTGGAGCAAGACCTCTTCAGAGAATTATTCAGAAGGAAATAAAAGCTCCGCTTGTTGAAGAAATTTTATTTGGAAAGCTTAAAAACGGTGGTAAAGTTAAAGTCTATGTTTACGAAGAAAGCCTGTCTTTTGAAGTAGATGACAGTATTTTTACTTCCTGA
- the aat gene encoding leucyl/phenylalanyl-tRNA--protein transferase: MTVFLLPEELFFPHPDLADPDGLLAIGGDLSPERLILAYKFGIFPWYNHQPILWWSPPQRPLIFPRLFKMARSLYQTLKKDTYRVSFDRDFYAVIKGCATAPRRDSTGTWLLPEMIEAYTELHQLGYAHSVEVWFEDKIVGGLYGVSIGKAFFGESMFTLMKDASKVALACLVEHLIKNSFYFIDCQITNRHLLSLGAYEVPRRVFLVLLDEALKKEDLTEWQREPEPTSKTAKFLKEKLIPRRNYEANSF; encoded by the coding sequence ATGACAGTATTTTTACTTCCTGAAGAACTATTTTTCCCTCATCCAGATTTAGCAGACCCTGATGGATTGCTCGCAATCGGTGGAGATCTTAGCCCGGAAAGACTTATTCTTGCATACAAATTTGGCATATTCCCCTGGTATAACCATCAACCAATTCTTTGGTGGTCACCTCCTCAGAGACCTTTGATATTTCCAAGACTTTTTAAAATGGCAAGGAGTCTTTATCAAACTTTGAAAAAGGATACTTACAGAGTGAGCTTTGATAGAGATTTTTATGCAGTTATAAAAGGATGTGCAACAGCACCGAGAAGAGACTCTACAGGAACATGGTTACTTCCAGAAATGATAGAGGCTTATACAGAACTTCATCAGCTTGGGTATGCTCATTCAGTTGAAGTATGGTTTGAGGATAAAATAGTAGGAGGACTATACGGAGTCTCAATTGGTAAAGCCTTTTTTGGTGAGTCTATGTTTACACTTATGAAAGATGCATCAAAGGTAGCTCTTGCATGCCTTGTTGAGCATTTGATAAAAAATAGTTTTTATTTTATTGACTGCCAGATTACTAACAGACATTTATTAAGCCTGGGAGCCTACGAAGTGCCACGTAGAGTTTTTCTTGTTTTGCTTGATGAAGCTTTAAAGAAAGAAGATTTAACAGAATGGCAAAGAGAGCCAGAGCCTACATCAAAAACTGCAAAGTTTCTAAAAGAAAAACTAATTCCACGGAGGAACTATGAAGCTAATTCTTTTTGA